In the Augochlora pura isolate Apur16 chromosome 7, APUR_v2.2.1, whole genome shotgun sequence genome, acgcgaataaaaatgcaactTAAAATATACGCTTGGAAAATGGTAGCCAAAgtttgcccccccccccccccctgacGGAATTTTTGCTACGGCGGAAAACTTCGGACGCTCCTTTCGCGCTGGAATTTCTTTCGCTTAACAGTGACtggatttaaccccttgcgctataacaTCGAGTCAAATAGATATGtgataaattctttaaatataatttttctaataactacatattgtataaaaaattgtcctCGAACTATAGAACTATTGCAAAGTGATTTATCTACAAGCACTGTAACTGTTTCTTCTGACTCCGATATCAGCTTCCAGTCGCGTATCTAATTCGTAATGCGCCGAGAGCACGTGACTAGATTCGCATTGCAGTCACACCATTAGGAAAATCAAAGGAAATCAtaatgaaaaagaagaggTTATCGAACAAAGAATCTGACACTCGGTGACCCTCTGACACTGTTGCAAACGATacagattaaatataattgcaacCATAACGGCGATCTGTTTCAAGccgtctaaataaataaatctcgtAAAttaggaataattaaaattaagccacgatttataattcatttataattaatttgtattgtagttttataattaattcgtagttttataattatgttgtACTGTTaacttttattctttcttgtactgttaacttttattattccttgtataattaatttttattcttccttctactgttaatttttatcctTATACTCCGAAGTCGGAAATCAGTCGAACCATAGAGCACACTTCGAAAAATTGACACTTGGCCAGCTTTTTCGCGTTTCAGCCCACTGTcctgctttttttttatttttgttcgataCGCCTACACGTTCACTCCGGTCGATAGAGGCGCTTCGTATGGCTGTTCGAAATTCTTTGCAGGACCAccaatttccataaaattattacgggCCGGTGTCCGCCCTCCGGAAATTTGCATACCGTGACCGTCTCGCAGTTCCCGATGAATAAAAAAGTTTTCCCGCGCGGTAGCGATTCGACCGCGACCAGCCTGAATTTTCGTCTATTCGCGTCCGAACTTCTTGCAAATTGTAGATTATTTACCGTCTTGCaaattttggaatatttatcgTCTTgcaaattatagaatatttattgtcttacaaattatagaatatttattgtcttcgaaattgtagaatatttaCCGTCTCGTCCCGTCAGTATCGTCCACGATCGCGATCCCCGCGATAAATCCAGCTCCCCGCGCTGTTTCGAACCTATTGTCGgatcaaattgaattcgtcGCTGGAGACGCCCCGCGGATACGATATACAGTAATGCTTCGATAACTGCCCCAGCACCCGGGGCTTACCGTGATACGACATTGCCGCCGGGGTACAGTTTCTCACACCTTTCGAGGACTCGGTGGGATGGGCTGAGATAcgtcgagaaagagagagagagtcaagGGTCTAGGGATTTCGCGGAGGGTGTATTCTGTACACTTTTCTTGGGGTGCGTTGCGGGAGACCGGTCCTAACAGGTGGCAGCAACACGCAACAGTTATCGAAGCACTTCTGCAATAATTGTAGCTTATAGaagcttaaaaaataaaattcaacgagACCTCGTGGATTAAAGCTAGgccaattaaaaatgaaaaaagaaactaagaAATAATCACGGTGAGTAAAAAAATGTACTCGGACgcttcttaaaataatataatttttttttgtttaatgtagaatttttaaaatacttttttcttcATCTAAGTTACCttaacttaaaaattactaactCGTAagaccatttatttattttcgaaaaatgctCCCGggagtttaataattactaattaatatcAGATAGCCTCACACGTTGagctaataatatattaaacatatttggACAACAGAGAATTCAGATATCGAAGGATCGGATAAAGAAGAATCTACAGTATCGTTCTTTTTACTACAAACTCTATTCTCTACTAAACTACTATTCTCAACAAGATTTatcgaatcaatttattacaacatAACCTAAAGTATTAGGTAAAATAAACGTACGTAAACagcataataattttgttccaTGCTTTATTATTTCCCTATTCAGTAATGAAACTATtccgaattgtttaaataaattgaaaacgaaaCTAACCTCGGAGACAGTCTATGACTATCAAACGGAGTGGGATTCTTGTAAAAGATCGAAGAAGGCGGgtgtaatttctattaaaaatttaatacatctcttttatactttaaattactaatacactgatatacaataataacaatcataataataacCTATTGTCATACTGATATACAAGATTGATTCTGACGTAATACTATCAGAGGTTAAATTAGTATAAAGGACGTCTATTGAAATCGTTAACAGTTCCATGAAAACGTTGGGTTACACAATATAGCgatcaaattatttacaacattTTCACTATCGGAGTAATAATATACGACGGAGGGACAGAGAGTACGAAACCTTTGTATAAAGAATGAATACTAATCGTATCGTACAACAAGTAACAGGGGGAGCGTCGAACAGAACACATGTGGACGCTCGATGAAATTAAGTACATCGTTATTCCTAATATCTTCTAAACAAACTAggttaaatgaatttatacaaCGTTGTAGAAGAGTATTAAAACCGTGCGGTGGAAAATCGAATCGTTCGAGAGACGCCGCGCCCTCGTATTTTTGTTCCTTTGGATCGTTTTAATACGAGTCACAATTGGTTACGAAGGTAGATAGCTAAAAAATGATGGTTTTTTCAAACGTTCGGAAGCGTACTAACCGACTAGTTTCCACTTCTGCGACTGTTCAATCGTTTTTAATTCGTTCTCAATTGGTAATCCCCGTTCTGGGTGATGTATCGCACCCACGGCAACGCCTGATAGCCGCTCTTCTCGATGATCTTTAGATAGCGCACCTGGATGCCGGAAGTCGTGAAATACGGGATCTCGAATTTCACTTGAATCGGCGGCTTGCCCTCCACGTCTTCGCCGACGACGGACGGCAGGCCGAAGTGTGCTCTCATCAGGTATTCTTTCCCACCGGGGAACGACTTGATGAACCAAGTTATGGCACTCTGCTCGGGAGAATATTTCACGCTGCCGATAGTGGTCTTAAATTTCGGGGAGTCCGCGTCGTTCGGCACCGGAATCACTATTTCTACGTTGTTAGCGGTAGAGCGCCTCTTGAACTGCGACCTCGCCTTTATCATGTATTCTACTCTGCTGTGGGCATGTCGTTCGATCACGGACTCGATCCATATAAGCGGCTTCACGTGGGTGTTCAGTCTGTACGACATTAACTCGAACTCGCCGTCGGGTGGAATGAAGGAAATTGTTCTGTCGTTTTCGAATCTGGAAAGTCTGACGCACTGGTGAAACTTGACATCTTCCAGTTCTACGGATTTGGATTTTCCGCGGCCTGTCGACTCAAATAAAACCTTGTCGTTCAGTCCGAGTCTCAGTTCTGGCATACCTGATAAGTAAACTCTCATCTTTATAGCACCAACTATCTCTGAGCTCAATACATTTCCATTGGCATTCGCTAGGAGATTCACAGACTCTATTACATCGAGGAACACCTCGTTCTTTCGGTACTTGATGCCCTCTGATCTCCAAGAGACAGCATTGGTTACAGCCATAGGAATACGTGGTTGAATTTCAAGCTTGTGACCCTCCTGAGTGATATATTCTTGCAAGATTTTACTGTCCGTGGTCTGAGGATAACCGAAATCTATCAGCTCGTCCAATAGCTCGTAAATGACAACAAAATTGTCCCTTATACTCTCTTCTTCCAATTCTTTGAAATACTCCTGCATGACTTGTACCAGTTTATGCAAGAATACGAATACCAGGGAGATATTGGCATTCTTTTTCGTAGTCGATACAATATAAAGATTGTTATACTTTATGTACGCGTACGTACATTCTGGTGTTTGAATAATAGGAGTCAGATTTCCCTCCTCCTCACGCTCCATCACTAGAGGCATGAATTTCTCTATGACACCAGTCTCTATGTCTCCACGGTAATTCCGTGAGATCAACACCTTCCCCTTCACATCTAAGATATATATCGCAGATGTCGACATCTTTACGATGTGTTATGCTGCAATAAAAAACGAACTAAGTTATCTACTCTTCTCATCGATGATACAATTACTTAACGGTGAAAGATAGATGGACCAGAAAACAGTGTAGTAATAGTCGATGAACGAAAACCAGTGTACCAATAAAATTCagtcgaggttatgttattaaaCGGAAGAGCAGCAGAAGTTTAGCAACAAATTCTACTAGAAAAATGgggaaaaaatcgtaaaaattagtattaacaGATGGGAGAGAGAAATTTGAAACAGAATCGATGAGCGAGCACGTAGAAGGCTCAAGTTGACACTAGACCGTACGTCAAGGTGCATGAACATAAGGAGAGAGGAATAAACCAGTCGAATATATGAGATACTTACGTGCCCGTTCAATT is a window encoding:
- the Ap-1mu gene encoding adaptor protein complex 1, mu subunit; its protein translation is MSTSAIYILDVKGKVLISRNYRGDIETGVIEKFMPLVMEREEEGNLTPIIQTPECTYAYIKYNNLYIVSTTKKNANISLVFVFLHKLVQVMQEYFKELEEESIRDNFVVIYELLDELIDFGYPQTTDSKILQEYITQEGHKLEIQPRIPMAVTNAVSWRSEGIKYRKNEVFLDVIESVNLLANANGNVLSSEIVGAIKMRVYLSGMPELRLGLNDKVLFESTGRGKSKSVELEDVKFHQCVRLSRFENDRTISFIPPDGEFELMSYRLNTHVKPLIWIESVIERHAHSRVEYMIKARSQFKRRSTANNVEIVIPVPNDADSPKFKTTIGSVKYSPEQSAITWFIKSFPGGKEYLMRAHFGLPSVVGEDVEGKPPIQVKFEIPYFTTSGIQVRYLKIIEKSGYQALPWVRYITQNGDYQLRTN